The following coding sequences lie in one Spodoptera frugiperda isolate SF20-4 chromosome 24, AGI-APGP_CSIRO_Sfru_2.0, whole genome shotgun sequence genomic window:
- the LOC118278773 gene encoding uncharacterized protein LOC118278773, whose amino-acid sequence MAKCGGCGQFIAASASVRCSKCAGCYHRACVGVPPTATPSPTWLCPGCKATLPRTDNSATPVKGAAADYSDSHSLPTVAPSASLDLAQEIRAFREELSGLRADIRQLRQENAEFRAANEGYNGRMGAVEGRLDNIEQRFEATDAPSYDHLEKTIADLKVQLNERDQDLLLNDVIVSGIPESKAENPAHIIKAVSLKLGIDLDDRDIVNVERLGKVRRNLTTSSSQNDIAERPRPRAIAVRLSRRVVRDQLLHAARVRRGLTTADLNLHGQPKRVYVNEHLTRSNARLFHLAREAGQRSRYKYVWTREGRIYARKEDGVSAVRIRSDADIKEIFGDGKV is encoded by the coding sequence ATGGCTAAGTGCGGGGGATGTGGGCAGTTTATTGCTGCATCAGCGAGCGTTCGGTGTAGCAAGTGCGCGGGCTGCTACCACCGCGCCTGTGTGGGTGTTCCGCCGACGGCGACCCCTTCTCCTACATGGTTGTGTCCCGGTTGCAAGGCGACACTGCCTAGGACGGATAATTCCGCAACACCGGTTAAAGGTGCGGCAGCGGATTACTCCGACTCACATAGTCTGCCCACCGTCGCTCCCTCCGCTAGTCTGGATCTGGCGCAGGAAATTCGTGCCTTCAGGGAAGAGTTAAGTGGACTCAGGGCGGATATACGCCAGCTGCGGCAGGAGAATGCTGAGTTCCGGGCTGCTAACGAAGGCTATAATGGGCGGATGGGAGCGGTGGAGGGCAGGCTAGATAACATCGAGCAGCGGTTTGAGGCGACGGATGCTCCTTCTTACGACCACCTCGAGAAGACGATCGCTGATTTAAAGGTACAGCTAAATGAGCGGGATCAGGACCTATTATTGAATGACGTCATCGTGTCGGGCATTCCGGAGTCGAAGGCCGAGAATCCGGCTCACATAATTAAAGCAGTGTCACTGAAGCTCGGGATCGACCTCGACGATAGGGACATTGTAAACGTCGAGCGCCTGGGCAAGGTACGCCGTAACCTCACCACCAGCTCATCCCAGAACGACATAGCGGAGCGCCCGCGGCCGCGCGCAATCGCGGTGCGCCTATCTCGCCGTGTAGTGCGAGATCAACTACTACACGCGGCACGCGTGCGCCGCGGTCTTACCACTGCGGACCTCAACTTACACGGACAGCCTAAGAGGGTGTACGTGAATGAGCACCTTACTCGCTCTAACGCGAGACTGTTTCATCTGGCTCGTGAGGCTGGGCAGCGCTCGCGCTACAAGTACGTGTGGACAAGAGAGGGACGCATCTACGCGCGGAAGGAGGACGGGGTCTCGGCTGTGCGCATTCGCTCGGACGCCGATATTAAAGAAATTTTTGGGGACGGAAAAGTTTGA